TGTTCCGGGGAAAAGCTGTGGCTTACAGCGTGACTGCCGTCGCGCAGGGTTGTGTCTACAATGTTTATTTTCCGTTTTTCCATTTTATTTTCCCCCTTATCGTTCGCCCAACATTTTAGCGGCCAGTTTTTCCGCAACTGCTACGGCGGCCGAATTTATTATGTCAAGATTTCCGGAATACTTTGGCAGGAAATCCCCCGCCCCTTCAACCTGTACTATAACCGTAACTTTATTGCCGTCTATGATAGGCGGAACCCTGAGCTTATATCCCGGCGTGTACTGCTGAACTTCGGCAACACGCTTGTTAACGGCTTCAATTATAGCCTTTTCATCAGGATTTTTAACTATCGTATAGATCGTATTGCACATCATAACCGGCGGCTCTGCGGGGTTAAGTATTATTATGGCCTTTGCCCTGTCCGCGCCGCCTATTATTTCAAGGCTCTTTCTTGTCGTCTGGGTAAATTCGTCAATGCTTGCCCTCGTTCCCGGGCCGGCGCTTTTTGAAGAAATGCTTGCCACAATCTCGGCATATTCCACGTCGGCGGTTTCATTTATGGCGTTTACAATGGGTATTGTGGCCTGCCCGCCGCATGTAACCATATTAAAATTGTCGGCATCCTGTATGCTGTCGAGGTTTACGCACGGCACTACATAAGGCCCTACCGCCGCCGGAGTCATATCGATTGCGATCTTGCCTGCCGCTTTAAGCGCCGGGGCGTTTGCCATATGCGCGCTGGCAAGCGTGGCGTCAAATACAATTTTAACATCCGGATCATCGGCGACAGCCTTCACGCCTTCTGTCGAGGTTTTAAATCCAAGCTTTTCGGCCCTTTTAAGCCCCTCGCTTTCAACAATACCCGTCATAAAATCCATTTGAAGGTTTCTGCTTTTCATGACCTTATACATCAAATCCGTCCCGATATTTCCGGGGCCTATAATGCCTACCTTAATTTTTTCCATTCCGCTTTCCCCTTTCCGAAATACTAATCCCTGCATCCGATTTTAAATGAAATATCCTTTGCGCATTTCACAATATCATCTGCAATAACGCTTATCGCATCAGGCGTCATTTTGTTTGCCATGCCCGAAATACTTATTGCGGCCACCGGTTCCTTTTTGCAGTTAAATATCGGCGCGGCTACGCACCTGAGCCCTATTTCTATTTCCTCCCTGTCTTGGGCATAGCCTTTTTTTGCGATTATCGAA
This genomic window from Anaerotignum faecicola contains:
- a CDS encoding acetaldehyde dehydrogenase (acetylating), with protein sequence MEKIKVGIIGPGNIGTDLMYKVMKSRNLQMDFMTGIVESEGLKRAEKLGFKTSTEGVKAVADDPDVKIVFDATLASAHMANAPALKAAGKIAIDMTPAAVGPYVVPCVNLDSIQDADNFNMVTCGGQATIPIVNAINETADVEYAEIVASISSKSAGPGTRASIDEFTQTTRKSLEIIGGADRAKAIIILNPAEPPVMMCNTIYTIVKNPDEKAIIEAVNKRVAEVQQYTPGYKLRVPPIIDGNKVTVIVQVEGAGDFLPKYSGNLDIINSAAVAVAEKLAAKMLGER